Proteins found in one Zea mays cultivar B73 chromosome 1, Zm-B73-REFERENCE-NAM-5.0, whole genome shotgun sequence genomic segment:
- the LOC103640526 gene encoding uncharacterized protein, with protein sequence MALRRALLRSAETSFERKGGGGECCDDGSDTRWWPPWLRPLLSVCFFVQCRVHTDAHKSECNMYCLDCMGDALCALCLAARHRDHHSIQVSGEPSAVRRLVQFGSSGGCVLVPQCLCLQHISFPSNPSPVPSVSLMGISGESTGRSGSPKQSILGCN encoded by the exons ATGGCGCTGCGACGGGCGCTCCTCAGATCAGCAGAGACCTCTTTCGAACGCAAG GGCGGAGGCGGCGAGTGCTGCGACGACGGCAGCGACACCCGGTGGTGGCCGCCGTGGCTGAGGCCGCTGCTGTCCGTGTGCTTCTTCGTCCAATGCAGGGTCCACACCGACGCGCACAAGAGCGAGTGCAACATGTACTGCCTCGACTGCATGGGCGACGCTCTCTGCGCGCTCTGCCTCGCCGCGCGCCACCGCGACCACCACTCCATCCAGGTCAGTGGAGAGCCTAGCGCTGTGCGCAGACTAGTGCAGTTCGGCAGTTCAGGCGGCTGCGTCCTCGTTCCCCAGTGCCTCTGCCTCCAGCACATTTCATTCCCCTCCAATCCATCGCCTGTTCCATCCGTCTCTTTGATGGGTATCAGTGGAGAAAGTACGGGCAGAAGTGGATCTCCAAAGCAAAGCATTCTAG